In Thermocrinis sp., the genomic window AACTTTAAAAGCTCCATTATCCTACCCACTACCGGCAAGTTAGCTTTGACTTCCACAATACCCTTTTGACTTTCCACTATGGGCTTTTGTATAAATACAAGCGCCGTAAGGTAAGATATAAATTCACCTAAGGTGAGAGCTCCTTCAAGCACTCTGAGTCCTCCATAAAAAAGCAAAAGGGCAATTACCAAATACCCAGTGCTGTAGTTAAACACCGAGTTTAGAGAAGCGTAGAATGTAGCTTTTGTGCTTGCCCTGTAGGTTTTTTGATTTATTGTCTTGAACCACTCAAAAAGCAAGTCCTTTGCAGGAAAGGTTTTTATACTTTCAAACCCTCTGAATACATCTCCTACCTTAGTTATCAACTTTTCTTGAGATTCTTGAGCTTTTTTCAGATGCTTCCCCCTTTTTTTTCCAAAGTATCCTACAGACAGGGATAAGAAAGGAACAAGCAGTAGTAGGAATATGGTTAGTTGCCAATCTCTGTAAAGAAGCACACCAAAAAGCAGTATGGCAGTAGTTGGGTCTCTTACCAGCTTTACCACAGACGATCCCACAAGATCCCTGTATATCCTCAGATCCGATAGAATCCTAGTAGTGTATTCACCTATGGAATATTCCTTTACGGAAAGGAAGGAAGAATTTAAAAATTTTGAAAATATCTGCTCCCTTATATTTTTGGCTTCTTTTTCTGCATAGAGGTTTGTATAGTAAGAAACTAAAAAGTTCCCAAGCTGTTGAGTTATGGCAAAAGCAAGCAACAGGGATGTGGTAAGCAGAAGACTGTTCCAGTCTTTGAGCAACATTCCGTTATCTACCAAACTCTTCACTAGCAGACTTATTCCTGAGGTGCTTAT contains:
- a CDS encoding ABC transporter ATP-binding protein — its product is MESLLWILRRLKDYYLFILLALLGMLLESISTSGISLLVKSLVDNGMLLKDWNSLLLTTSLLLAFAITQQLGNFLVSYYTNLYAEKEAKNIREQIFSKFLNSSFLSVKEYSIGEYTTRILSDLRIYRDLVGSSVVKLVRDPTTAILLFGVLLYRDWQLTIFLLLLVPFLSLSVGYFGKKRGKHLKKAQESQEKLITKVGDVFRGFESIKTFPAKDLLFEWFKTINQKTYRASTKATFYASLNSVFNYSTGYLVIALLLFYGGLRVLEGALTLGEFISYLTALVFIQKPIVESQKGIVEVKANLPVVGRIMELLKLEEERKGESVFLDLREGIKVDRLSVKLDGKTLLREVSFSIRKGEKVAIMGSTGSGKSTVLRVLCGFIPYEGNIFYDDRELRELDLFSLRSKIAYLTQESFILSGTVRENLLISKPEAKEEELWKALQLSMCDFVKSLDEEVDKENRLLSGGEAQRLALARIFLKEPEILLLDEATSALDANTENVVLKNLFDSFPESTFIIVAHRFSNILACDRAILFKNGQIVFDGNPKEAVEIFLSEYF